The following proteins are co-located in the Silene latifolia isolate original U9 population chromosome 1, ASM4854445v1, whole genome shotgun sequence genome:
- the LOC141653871 gene encoding uncharacterized protein LOC141653871, whose product MSTSHSNSGLAKRPSQKPYVLPIPSTCHHCGAKLLKNETVNFCCNQGDIRLASVSTPNTLRQLFLSNNEYGKNFRKYIMFYNSSFAFTSFGVKKDTELARRNQGIYTFRVQGQVYHYINDVLPTEVRPRYIQLYFYDTDLQLAHRLQDYPDLHHYVMSTLMHIMEGNPYAHFFRSLRELNIQEENRIVIRSDPSHDQRTHNAPTASQIAAVWVEEDTSSAPLTHDIVVYACGGGSRRILHYYGCYDPLQYPVLFPYGETGWHRSIYRYQIGRRMRQQCPTFPINEVLVQSTDDLLEAEEQVARSADSDKKVSCREYYCYRLQIRISDTSILLRSGRILQQYVVDMYIKLETTRLDFIRFNQKIIRAELYQGIIDSYNSGEIHAANIGHRFILPASFIGCDRDMRRRYLNAMCLVQRYGKPDIFLTITCNPRWPEIERELLPHEEAQNRPDLVTRVFRAKLIELKKCIVERKLFGNVAGYVYVVEFQKRGLPHAHFLIILDSASKIRSPEHYDLHVCAEIPDESTNPHLYTAVVKHMMHGPCGIDFPSNPCMRNRQCKNHYPRDFCDFTMNGRNSYPIYRRREDGLYCYVRESWLDNRWVVPYNPFLLARFDCHLNVEVCSTIKAVKYLYKYVYKGHDRISIALTDTNNVEVIDEISSYQAARWISPPEAAWRIFRFSLNEVHPNVVTLQVHLPNMQTVVFRPFEQVENVIDDEYRTTTMLTSFFHRNTYDIYARTLTYQQFPEHYVWHGEKGSKYWSPRQKGFAIGRLVYTNPSEGERYYLRLLLTNVKGPQSFSDLLSINGALCSSFRDAAYRRGLLEADNSIEQCLEEACQYQLPFVLRRLFATLLIYCQPKSPRLLWEKFFPYLSEDFAHAFPTKKSKVFNLTLRNVCTVIESMGKSFSQFDFGGLRLDEESSNQCRMKAIEEEMNIPITSEEIESVNLLNSEQKYAYSLIYDRVVRNKCGAFFLDGPGGTGKTFLYSALLANLRSRGIIALAVASSGIAASNISGGKTANSRFKIPLDLDENQSCQISKQSALGELIRACKLIVWDEASMAKKLAIEHFERTLRDVCSTVKAFGGKVVVFGGDFRQVLPVIPKSTLQEAVSASFVTSSLWQTLTKLHLTVNMRAIHDPVFSNFVLQVGEGRPPYENGKDIRLPRTIVVSESQSCSLLDTLIQSIYPDIGLTTLDPILTTKRAILTPKNEDTEIINSILVTKQPGRAFEYKSFDEAADITAEQYPIEFLNTLSPSGLPPHQLVLKKNSPIILLRNLDPTSGLCNGTRLICKAFSRNVIDAEIAIGHHKGERVFIPRIPLQPSPSDKFPFNFRRKQFPIRLSFTMTINKAQGQTLDKVGIYLPRSVFSHGQLYVALSRARKSADVTVAIIPRDNSDNSWRTTKNVVCYEVLHRANII is encoded by the exons ATGTCCACTTCGCACAGTAATAGTGGCCTTGCAAAGAGGCCATCCCAAAAACCTTATGTTCTTCCCATACCGTCAACATGTCATCACTGCGGAGCCAAACTTCTGAAGAATGAGAccgttaatttttgttgcaatcAAGGGGATATTCGTCTTGCAAGTGTATCAACACCAAATACTCTTAGACAACTTTTCCTATCGAATAACGAGTATGGAAAAAATTTTAGAAAATACATCATGTTTTATAACAGCTCGTTCGCTTTTACATCATTTGGAGTTAAGAAAGACACTGAACTTGCACGTAGAAATCAGGGTATTTACACGTTTAGAGTTCAAGGACAAGTTTACCATTACATTAATGATGTACTGCCGACGGAGGTTCGCCCAAGATACATACAACTATACTTCTATGACACTGATCTTCAATTAGCACATCGCCTGCAAGACTATCCAGATCTACATCATTATGTCATGTCTACGTTGATGCATATTATGGAAGGAAATCCATATGCACATTTTTTTCGATCCTTGAGAGAACTTAACATCCAAGAAGAAAATCGTATAGTTATCCGATCAGATCCATCGCATGATCAACGTACCCATAACGCCCCAACTGCGTCGCAGATTGCTGCTGTTTGGGTAGAGGAGGACACCTCATCTGCACCACTTACACATGATATAGTTGTCTATGCATGTGGAGGCGGAAGTCGTCGCATACTACATTACTATGGGTGCTACGATCCCCTACAATATCCTGTCCTTTTCCCTTACGGTGAGACGGGATGGCATCGGAGTATTTACAGATACCAAATAGGTCGTAGAATGCGCCAACAGTGTCCGACCTTTCCTATTAATGAAGTACTTGTGCAGTCTACTGATGACTTGCTTGAGGCTGAAGAACAAG TTGCACGTTCAGCTGATTCAGATAAAAAAGTTTCTTGTAGAGAGTACTACTGCTACCGTCTTCAAATTCGAATTAGTGATACATCAATACTACTTCGAAGCGGTCGTATACTTCAACAATATGTTGTTGACATGTATATTAAGCTTGAAACGACACGCCTTGATTTCATTAGATTCAATCAAAAGATTATTCGAGCTGAACTTTATCAAGGTATAATCGACAGCTACAATTCTGGCGAGATTCACGCTGCAAACATTGGCCATCGGTTTATCCTTCCTGCTAGCTTTATTGGTTGTGATCGAGATATGCGCCGCCGCTATTTAAACGCTATGTGTTTGGTCCAGCGGTATGGAAAGCCAGACATTTTTCTAACTATCACGTGTAATCCCAGATGGCCTGAGATTGAGCGTGAGCTTCTTCCCCATGAAGAAGCGCAAAATAGACCTGATCTTGTGACACGAGTTTTTAGAGCTAAACTTATAGAATTAAAAAAATGTATAGTCGAACGAAAACTATTTGGAAATGTTGCTGGTTACGTTTACGTTGTGGAGTTTCAAAAAAGAGGACTACCTCATGCACATTTCCTTATAATTTTGGATTCAGCAAGCAAGATTAGATCACCGGAGCATTATGATTTGCACGTATGTGCTGAGATACCTGATGAATCTACCAATCCACACCTCTACACGGCCGTTGTTAAACATATGATGCATGGTCCTTGCGGCATAGATTTTCCTTCTAATCCTTGCATGAGAAACAGGCAATGCAAGAATCACTATCCTCGTGACTTCTGTGACTTTACCATGAATGGTCGAAATTCATATCCAATATACCGACGTCGAGAAGATGGACTGTATTGTTACGTTCGTGAATCATGGCTTGACAACAGATGGGTTGTCCCTTACAATCCTTTTCTTTTAGCCAGATTTGATTGCCACTTAAATGTTGAGGTTTGCTCAACGATAAAGGCAGTTAAGTATTTGTATAAATACGTCTACAAAGGTCATGATCGAATTTCTATTGCTTTGACGGACACAAATAATGTAGAAGTAATTGACGAGATTAGTTCTTATCAAGCAGCTAGATGGATTTCACCACCGGAAGCCGCTTGGAGAATCTTCAGATTTAGTTTAAATGAAGTTCACCCTAATGTTGTTACTCTCCAAGTACATCTTCCCAATATGCAAACTGTTGTTTTTCGACCTTTTGAGCAAGTCGAAAATGTCATAGATGATGAATACAGAACAACGACAATGCTTACATCATTTTTCCATCGTAACACATATGATATATATGCTCGGACATTGACATACCAACAGTTTCCTGAGCATTACGTGTGGCATGGAGAAAAGGGTTCCAAGTACTGGAGTCCGCGTCAGAAAGGCTTTGCAATTGGGAGATTGGTGTACACAAATCCTTCCGAAGGTGAGCGCTACTATTTACGCCTTCTACTAACGAATGTGAAAGGTCCGCAGTCATTTAGTGATTTGTTGAGCATAAATGGTGCTCTCTGTTCTTCGTTTCGCGACGCTGCGTATAGACGTGGACTTCTTGAGGCCGATAATTCAATTGAGCAGTGCTTAGAAGAAGCTTGTCAATATCAACTGCCATTCGTCTTACGAAGGCTTTTTGCAACACTATTGATCTACTGCCAGCCAAAAAGTCCACGTTTGTTGTGGGAGAAATTTTTTCCGTACTTATCTGAAGACTTTGCTCATGCATTCCCGACAAAAAAAAGTAAGGTTTTTAACTTGACACTCAGGAATGTTTGCACAGTTATTGAGTCCATGGGTAAAAGTTTTTCGCAATTCGACTTCGGTGGTCTTAGGTTGGACGAAGAGTCATCCAATCAATGCAGAATGAAAGCAATTGAAGAAGAAATGAACATTCCTATAACGTCAGAAGAAATTGAAtctgttaatttgttaaattccGAACAAAAGTACGCTTACTCGCTAATTTACGACAGGGTTGTGCGTAATAAATGTGGTGCTTTCTTTCTAGATGGTCCAGGTGGTACTGGTAAAACTTTCTTATATTCGGCTCTGCTTGCAAATCTTCGTAGTCGTGGCATTATTGCTCTTGCCGTTGCTAGCTCAGGAATCGCTGCCTCGAACATTTCCGGTGGAAAGACTGCAAACTCGAGATTTAAAATTCCTTTAGATCTTGATGAAAATCAAAGCTGCCAAATCTCAAAGCAGAGTGCACTAGGAGAGCTAATCCGAGCGTGTAAATTGATCGTATGGGACGAAGCATCAATGGCGAAGAAACTTGCAATTGAGCATTTTGAAAGAACTTTACGTGACGTTTGTTCAACTGTTAAAGCATTTGGTGGGAAGGTAGTTGTATTTGGTGGTGATTTTAGGCAGGTACTTCCGGTTATACCTAAGAGCACTCTCCAGGAGGCAGTGAGTGCAAGCTTTGTTACATCTTCTCTATGGCAAACTCTCACAAAACTTCATTTAACAGTTAATATGAGAGCGATTCACGACCCTGTTTTCAGTAACTTCGTTTTGCAAGTTGGTGAAGGTAGACCACCTTATGAGAACGGAAAAGATATACGTTTACCACGAACCATTGTCGTATCTGAATCTCAGAGTTGCTCACTTCTTGATACACTTATTCAATCTATCTACCCTGATATTGGCCTTACCACTTTAGATCCTATACTCACTACGAAGCGAGCGATCTTAACACCGAAAAATGAAGACACCGAGATTATTAATTCCATTTTAGTAACGAAGCAACCTGGCCGAGCATTTGAGTACAAGAGCTTCGATGAAGCTGCTGATATAACTGCTGAACAATATCCGATAGAATTTTTAAACACTCTTTCCCCAAGCGGTCTTCCACCACATCAATTAGTATTGAAAAAAAATAGTCCGATTATTCTTCTTAGAAATTTAGATCCAACTTCCGGACTTTGTAACGGTACAAGATTAATCTGCAAAGCTTTCTCAAGAAATGTCATCGACGCAGAAATAGCTATCGGCCATCATAAAGGTGAAAGAGTATTTATACCTAGAATTCCGCTACAGCCATCACCCAGTGATAAGTTTCCTTTTAACTTTCGGAGAAAACAATTTCCTATTAGGCTGAGTTTTACGATGACAATTAACAAGGCGCAAGGTCAAACTCTTGATAAAGTGGGCATTTACTTACCAAGATCTGTCTTTTCACATGGACAACTATACGTCGCGCTTTCGCGTGCTAGGAAAAGTGCTGATGTAACAGTTGCTATAATACCACGTGACAACTCCGACAACAGCTGGCGAACAACAAAAAACGTGGTTTGTTATGAAGTTTTACATAGAGCTAATATAATATAG
- the LOC141601341 gene encoding replication protein A 70 kDa DNA-binding subunit B-like, which produces MSATLFDQDIELFSGKFHEGKDYEITNATINPIPANIQRGSQHFQMIIKSRTHVVQTSAPDESHNTVFVPVNSCTDYVGHVGRIDIIAVVLAMYAERKVRSMKQEAEFDVRDLIITDQHMRPVPLTVWHEPLLNEVAVFEPVVNSMPVVHITRVRADKFGEGSWNTSPYSSISLNSILPEADAMRVWVHENISALELVRAGLRQNTGESSGKKIGESSGKKIVSDKGQEVRIAISSLMDMEVSLYILLKL; this is translated from the exons ATGTCTGCCACTTTATTTGATCAAGATATTGAACTTTTTTCTGGAAAATTTCACGAAGGAAAGGACTACGAGATAACTAATGCCACAATTAATCCTATTCCTGCAAATATTCAAAGAGGCAGTCAACATTTCCAAATGATCATAAAATCTCGCACCCATGTTGTTCAAACTTCTGCGCCGGATGAAAGTCATAATACCGTTTTTGTTCCAGTTAATTCCTGTACAGACTACGTAGGCCACGTGGGAAGAATAG ACATCATTGCTGTTGTCTTAGCAATGTACGCAGAAAGAAAAGTGCGATCGATGAAACAAGAGGCTGAGTTTGATGTTCGTGATCTAATCATTACTGATCAaca TATGAGACCAGTACCGTTAACAGTTTGGCATGAACCCCTCTTAAACGAAGTTGCGGTGTTTGAACCGGTTGTCAATTCAATGCCAGTTGTTCATATCACCAGAGTTAGGGCAGACAAATTTGGTG AAGGAAGTTGGAATACCTCACCATACTCCAGTATCAGTCTCAACAGCATACTTCCAGAAGCGGATGCAATGCGTGTTTG GGTTCATGAAAACATATCTGCGCTCGAGTTGGTCAGAGCAGGTCTACGGCAGAATACAGGAGAAAGCTCTGGAAAAAAAATTGGAGAAAGCTCCGGAAAAAAAATTGTGTCTGACAAAGGGCAAGAAGTGCGTATTGCTATTAGTTCCCTTATGGATATGGAAGTAAGCCTttatatattactaaaactaTAG